DNA sequence from the bacterium genome:
TTCTCACTGATTTTAGGATTTAAGAAGAGGCGGGGCTAAAGCAACTGGCTACTTTCGTAGCGAGGGGCTTTAGCCCCGCTCTTTTTGGCCCGGTACTTGCTGATCTCCAGGCATGGATTTTTTTGCCGCCGGCGATCCGCGATTTCCCGCCAAGCTGAACCGTTTGGCCGATCCGCCGACGGGCCTCTATTTCCGTGGAGAGCTCGCCTTGCTCCAGCAGGCCGGGCCTTGGATCGCGGTGGTCGGGACCCGACACGCGACGGTCGAGGCTCTTCGCTACTGTGAGTCGCTGATCATCGGGCTTCGGCCTTGCTCCCCGGTCATCGTGAGCGGCCTGGCCATCGGCATCGACGGAATGGCCCACCGCTCGGCCTTGAACGCCGGCTTGGCGACGGTGGCGGTCCTTGGCTCGAGCCTGGATCAGATCTATCCGCCCCGGCATCGGCCGCTGGCTCGGGACATTCTGAGCCAGGGTTTGCTGGTGTCGGAGTTGGCGCCTCGAACGCCCTTGGCGCCCTGGCATTTCCCGCAGCGCAATCGACTGATCGCCGCCCTGGCCGATCTCTTGGTCGTGGTGGAGGCTCCCGAGAAAAGCGGGGCCCTGATCACGGCCGATTTTGCGCTCGACCTCGGCATCGACATCTATGTGGTGCCCGGCCGCGCCGCTTCGCCCAATAACCGCGGCGGTCATCGCCTGATCCAACAGGGAGCCAAGCTCTTGATGGACCCGGAGGAGATCTTGGTCGATTTGGGATTGCAGCCTCCTCCGTCCAGCCGGAAGACCTCCCCGGCGGCCGTCTCGAAGTCGGCGCCAAGCCTCGGCCGCCTCTCCCCCGAAGAGTATAACATATTGAAAATCATAGGCTTCCAGCCGGCACACATTGACAAAATCGCCGCCATGAGCCATTTAGCCACGGCTCAGGTCATTGGCCTGCTGCAAGGCCTGGTTTTAGAGGGGTGGCTGGAGGAGATGCCGGGCAAATGCTTCGGCCTTCATCCGGCCCATCGGGAGTTGTTGTCAAAAACCTAAAGATTACTTTAGATTAGTGTATGGCAAAATCTTTGGTCATCGTTGAGTCGCCGGCAAAAGCCAAGACGATCGAAAAATATCTCGGGAAGGACTACGTGGTTCGGGCCTCGGTCGGCCACGTCAAGGACCTCCCCACTTCCAAGTTGGGGGTCGAGGTCGAAAAGGACTTCAAGCCGACCTATGTCGTGATCAAGGGCAAGAAGAAGGTCCTCGACGAGATCACCAAGACCGCCGAAAAGTCCGAAAAGGTCTTTCTCGCCACCGACCCCGACCGCGAAGGCGAAGCCATCGCCTGGCATATCGCCGACGAAATCAAGGGCCTGGGCAAGAAGAAAGCCGGCGGGGTGACCGTCCACCGGGTGCTCTTCAATGAGATCACCAAGAAAGCGGTCCAGCAGGCCATCCAGCATCCAGTCGAGCTCGATTCCCATCTTTTCGATGCTCAGCAGGCCCGGCGCATCCTCGACCGCCTGGTCGGCTACAAGATCAGCCCCATCCTTTGGGAGAAGGTCAAGCGGGGACTTTCCGCCGGCCGGGTTCAATCGGTGGCGGTTCGCATCGTCTGCGAGCGCGAGAAGGAGATCGAAGCCTTCGTTCCCGTCGAGTACTGGTCGCTGACCGCCAACCTCGAAGGCTCCTTGCCGCCGGCTTTCTTGGCCAAGCTGGCCCAATGGAAGGGCGAGAAGGCCGAGCTCGGCAACCAAGGAATCGTCGACGACATCAAGGCCACAGTGGAAAAGGCTCCCTTCGTTTTAAAGGAAGTCGTCCGCCGTGAGCGCAAACGCAACCCGATCGCGCCCTTCGTCACCAGCAAGCTCCAGCAGGAAGCGGCTCGCAAGCTCGGCTTCAGCGCCAAGAAGACGATGACCTTGGCCCAGATACTTTATGAAGGCGTGGAGCTGGAGGACGGCGATCCGGTCGGCCTCATCACTTACATGCGCACCGACTCGACCCGCCTGTCGGAGGACGCGGTCGGCCAGGTCCGGGAATACATCGCCCAGAAGTACGGCCCCGCCTTCTTGCCGGCCTCGCCCTGGATCTACAAGACCAAGAAGGCCGCCCAAGACGCCCACGAAGCGATCCGGCCGACCTCGATCGAGTTCGAGCCCAGCCGGGTCAAGCCTTTCCTCGGCCGCGACGAGTTCCGGCTCTATGAATTGATCTGGAAACGTTTCGTCGCCTGCCAGATGAGCCAGGCAATCTACGACCAGACGACTTTCAACATCGAGGCCGGCCCGGCCCTGTTCCGGGCCACCGGGTCCATCCTCAAGTTCGCCGGTTTTACCCAAGTATATATGGAAGGCTACGACGAGCAGGAGAAGGTTGCCGAAGAGGACGAAGAGTCGGCGCAGCTGCCCGACCTCAAAGAGGGCGAAACTCTCAAGCTCCTGGGCCTCGACGGCAAGCAGCACTTCACCCAGCCGCCGCCGCGCTTCACCGAGGCCTCACTGGTCAAGGAGCTGGAAGAGAAGGGCATCGGCCGGCCCTCGACCTATGCTTCGATCCTCAGCGTCATCCAGGACAAGAAGTACGCCGAAAAGATCGAGGGCAAATTTCGTCCGACCCAGCTCGGCACGATCGTCAACGACCTGCTGACCGCCCATTTCCCCAAGATCCTGAATATCGAGTTCACCGCCAAGATGGAGGAGGAGCTCGACGAGGTCGAGGAGGGCAAGCGGAGCTGGACCGCCACCCTCGAGGACTTCTATCAGCCTTTCTCCGAGACGCTGGAGAAGGCCAAGGTCGACATGAAGGACCTGAAGCGCCAGGAGATCGCCACCGACCTGAGCTGCGAGAAGTGCGGCAAGCCGATGGTGGTGAAGTGGGGCCGACACGGCGAGTTCCTGGCCTGCAGCGGCTATCCCGAGTGCAAAAATACCAAGGAAGTCCAGCGCGAAGGCGGGGCCTACAAGGCCGCGGCCGAGAAGACCACCGACGAGGTTTGCGAAAAATGCGGCGCCCCGATGGCGGTGAAGCGCGGCCGCTTCGGCGAGTTTTTGGCCTGTACCCGCTACCCGGAGTGCAAGTCGACCAAGGCGATCCCGATCGGGGTCAATTGCCCGGATTGCGGCAAGCCCTTGAGCGAGCGCAAGACCAAGCGCGGCAAGTCTTTCTTCGGCTGCACCGGCTATCCCAACTGCAAGTTTGCCCTCTGGGACCGGCCCTTGCCCGAGGCCTGTCCGCAATGCGCTTCGCCCTACCTCCTGCAGAAATACACCAAGAAGGAAGGCAATCGGGTCGTCTGCCCCAACAAAGAGTGCGGCTATCAGAAATCATTGGAGTCCGCGGCTCAGGCCGCGGAAGGTTAAGGCAAGTTTAGCCGGCCTTTACTATCTTTCCCCCCTTTGAAAAAGGGGGGCAGGGGGGATTTCAAAGCCGTTGCCAAGCAATCGCCTTCGATTTTCTCAGCGAAGCTTCCGCTCGGCGATGCGGCGAACTTCCGGGTCGGGATCGCGAGTCGCGCGCTCCAAGGCCCGTCGATCCCATTCCTCGGAGTTTTTGAAGCGGGTGTAGTGAACGGCGTGGCCCATCTCATGGACTGGGCCAGGGAGGCGGCCCGGGAAGCGGTCCTCTTGGTTGAGGACCAGCGAGTGGGCTTCCTGGCAAAAAGCGCTGCGCCGGAGCATCCCGCCGCGAGAAGAGCCAAGCCGCCGAGACCTATCAAGAGGGAAGCATGATCCATCCCTAATAAAAAACCCCGCGTGGGTCGCGGGGTTTTTATTTGAATGATATTTCGGCCTGGGCTTACCAGTCGGCCTTGTCCTTGCCGGCCTTGGGAGCCGGGGTCGGAGCCGGAGCCTTGGGCGCCGGGGCCGGGGTCGGATTGCCCTTGGGAGCCGGAGCCTTCGGAGCCTTCTTGTCGCCTTCCTTCGGCTCGCCTTCCGGCGGCTCCTTGTTCGGATTGACGTTGGTGGTCGTCGTTTGCGAATGGAGCGGGGCCGAGGTGAGCTCGCCTTCGAAGCGGATGATAACCCGGCGATTCTTGGTCTGGGCGGTCTGGATTTGGGCATAGGAGCCCTTCTCCGGAACAGCCAGGCGGTCTTCGCCGTAGCCGATCGATTTCAGGCGGCCCTTGTCGACGCCGAAGCCGATGAGCAGGAGCTCGACCCACTTGGCGCGACGCTCGGAGAGCTTTTGGTTGTTCTCGGGGCTGCCTTGAGCGTCGGTGTGGCCTTCGATTCTCCAGGTGACCTTCTTCATCCACTCGTACTTGCTCTTGTCCTCGTTGGGATCGACCTTGTCGTGGCGGGTGGCCGACGGGCTCTTGAGGCCGTTCATCTTGTCGGCGACGTCCTTCATGTTCTCGAGCTCGAAGTCGGTGAGGGCGAAGACCGGCTTGGCGATCTTCATCAGCTCCGAATCCTTCGGGTCGAGGGTCTTGCCGCCGTTCTTGGCGACGTACTCTTCGAGACGCTTGACGTCGGCATCGGTCGGCTTGGCCAGGATGAAGTTGGGTTGGATGATGTCCAGGGTGAAGCCGTGGATCTTCTCCAAGACCTCGACGTTCTTGCCCAGGAGATCCTTGAGCGCGTCGACCAGGACCGCGGTGTCGAACTTCTGGATGAGAGCCTCGTTGCGGCGGTTGAGCTGGATCTCTTCCTTGCGCAGGCGTTCGATCCATTGGTCGAGCTCGTGGCATTCCAGGTCCTTGACGTTGGGCGGAAGCTCGGTCGGAACCGGGTCGCCCGGGATCTTGGCCCAGAAGTCGAAGCCTTCGGGATACTTTTCGTTGGCCGAAGCCTTGGCGGCATCGAGGGTCTCTTTCTTGAGATCCTTGACGGTGGCCAGGATGAGGGCATCGGCGTCGGCGTCGGACTTGCCTTCCTTCTTGGCGAAGAAAGCCTTCTTGATCGCCTCGCGAACTTGCTTCTCGTCGGAACCGCCCTTGACCAGGGCCAGCCGAACCTCGCGATAGAAGAGGGCATCGCGGATTTGCGGGGTGGTGAGCGGATCGGAGCCGGAACCGAGCTCGTTCTTGAGCTGGTCGAGGTCGGCCTTGATCTTGGTGTTGCTGGCGCGGAGCTCGGCGATGTTGGTCACGTAGGAGTCGATCGAGCGCTTGGCGCCGTCGCAAGTTTCCTTGGTCTCGACCAGCTTGCGGGTCGAGGGGCGGACGGCGAGGAAGCCGCCGATGTTCCAGCCGGCGTTGTTGAAGTCGTCGCCGTAAATCGAGGTGGTCTGGAAGCGGGGTCCCAGGTCGATCGCGACATTGCCGACGTTGAAGCGGAGCAGGTTGACGTCCGCGCCGACCGCGGTGGCCAGGCCGCTCTGCGAGTGGAGCTGGAAGCCGCCGTCGACGTTGGTGGTGCCCCAGCCGTAGCCGAGACCGGCGTAGAGGCCGACGACGCCCGGGCCTTCAACGACGTTCCAGAGGCCGCCCTTATAGACCCGGCTCCAGTCGACTTCGGTCCGGGGACCGATGGTCAGCTGATGGAGGTTGCTGCCGCCGGTGTTCTCGTTCCCGAAGGAGGAGTCCCAGTTCAGGAAACCGCCCGCGCGCCAGCGAACCGTGCTGCCGACGATGTCGTGCATCAGGGAGCCGCCCAGGTTGAAATGCTTGTAATCCCCCCATTGGGAGATGTTGTCGATTCCGAAGAGGCCGCCATTGCGTCCGCCTTGGATCTCCGGCCCGAAACCGAGCTCGAAGCGCCATTCAAATCGCTTGGGATCGGCTTGGGCAGCCGCGTCTTTCTTTTCGGGAGCAGCCGCCGGGGCGGCAGGGGGAGTAACATTTGCATCCGCGGAAACGCTGGCGGAGGCGGTAGGTTTGGTTGGCGCTGTCATAACCAAATCTCCTCTTCACGAGAAAATTGAAAAAAATTTTATCGACTGTGACTTACGTCGAAACGTTTATCGCGAGGGCGTTTTTTAAGTTGCGGAAAAAAAAGAAAAAGGGTGGCCGGGCCTTTTGGGGCTGCCAAAAAGAAGGGTGCGAAGGTGGATTGTGGTTGTGCCCCACGACTTCATTTAAAAAGGGCTAGGGACCTGGGCCGGTCGGACAGCGCCACACTACCTTTCCGACCCGGCCCCTAACCCGTGGAATTCAATGCCGAAATTTACTGATGCTCGGCTCCGCCGGTAAAGTCCATGTCCGGCCGGCCGGCGTCGGTTCCCCCCGCATCGGGCCGCTCAGTGGCCGGCCGCTCGGCGGGGCGCTCCCGCCGGGTGCTTCCGCTCCGGCGGCGGGAGGTTTCTTCCGGGATCACGACCGAGGTGACCACTCCACCGGCCGAACGGGTCTCGGCGCTGCCCTCGGTGCGAGGGGAGCTGGAGGCCCGAATCTCGGCGTCGAGCTGGGTGCAGGTCTCGTCCCGGGTATTCGGCATGCAAATGAACATCTCGATCCGGCGGTTGACGGCCTGGCGGCCCCGGATCTCGTCCTGGAGGGCGGTGCCACGGACGCCGTCGGTGTTCAGCATCCGGACCTCGGCTTGCTGGACCCGATGGACGTCGCCCCGTCCGCCGGCGGGCTGGTCATAGTAGTAGACCAGCTGGGATTCGCCGCGGCCGAGCGGGGTGATCATCTCCGGATCGACGCCATAGAAGATCAAGGCGTCGCGGATGGCCTGAGCCCGGCGCAGCGAGAGCCGTTGATTCATCGCGTCGTCGCCGCGGCTGTCGGTGTGGCCCACCACGTAGAAGTGGGCGCCGCGCATCTCGGGCGAGCGGAGGGTCTCGGAGATCTGGCGGATGACCTCGAGGGCCGGCGAGTATTCCTCGGCCCGGTTCGGCGTGGTGTCGGTCGGAGCCCGGCGGGTTCTCGGGAAGATCGCTCGGAAAGCCGCGTCGATCTCGGTCTGGGGCCGGACTTCGCCGCGGTGGTCGCGTCCCCAGGCATCGGCGGCCGCGTTGAGCGGAGCGATGTCCGAGGCCGAGACGCTGACCCGGTCGGGGGCGCCTTGGGGCCGGGCGGTGATGAAATGGATCTCCGAGAGCCGGGTGATCGCCCGGATGAGGTTGGGCGCCGAGCTGGTCGGCACGCCCAAACGGGTGAGTCCCATCCGGGTGAGGCCTTCGAGCAGGCCGCGCTGCTCGCGGAGGTCGGCCCGCTCGTCCTCGAGTCGGGTCCGAAGGTCCTCGAGGCCGTCGCAATCCTGCGGCAGGGGCTCGGGAACCGAGACTTCCTCCACCGTGCGGAAGGCATAGGGGTCGAAGTCGTCGGGAAAGATGGCTTGGGCCGCGGCCGTGCGGTTTTCCGCGGTCGACGGATCGAAGTCGTCCGGGAATTGCTCGCGGGCCAGGCGCTGGCGCTCGGCCGGGTCGGTGACCGGGTTTTCGCTGCGGTTGCGCAGGTAATTGCCGTAGAGCCGGCGGAGCTGGGCGATGATGTCGGCCCGCGGAAGCGGGTTTTCGCCGGATTGGAGGTTTTCGATGTGGGCGACGAGGCCGCTGCGGATGTTGCTGCGCAGGTCGTCGTCCGACACCCCTTGCTGGAGCAGCTGGGAGTGGATGCCTTCCAGGAAGGAGGCGGTCGTGGTGTTCTCCTCGCGGAGCTGGGCGCTTTCGCTCTGGAGGAGGTGGATGCGCCGGACCAGGTCGCCGCGGCGGTCGGCCGAGCAGGCCTCCTCGACCACGGTGCGGGTTTCGAAAGGCGTATAGAAGGTCATCTGGCCGCCGACCGAGAGGAAGGCGCTGTTATGTTCGTTGCCGAAAACGGCGGGGGAGGAGACGTAAGCTCCCAGGCCTACCGCCAAATTGCCCAGGCGGACGTCGAGGACGCCGAGGTCGATCCGGGGAATGACGGCAAAGCCGGACTGGTCGTGGATTTGAAAGCCGCCGTCGACGGTGCTGCTGCCGAAGCCGTAGCCCAGGCCGACTTCGAGGCCCAGGCGGGGGAGAAAGCTCACCGGGCCGACCTGAAGGAGCCGGCTGATGTCGAGCTCGGCTCGGGGATTCAAAGTCAAGGTATTGATGTGGCTGCCCGAGACGTTCTCGCCGCCGTTCATCCGGTTGTAACCGAGGCTGCCGCCGAGGCGGAAGCGGGCCGGACCGCTATTAAGGTCCCGGAGCAGGCCGACCGAGGCCTCCAGGTTGATCCAATCGCCGAATTGGCCGATCGATTGATAGGCGAAGGGAGCGCCGTTGCGTCCGCCGTGATCCGCGGCGCCGACCGAGGCGCGGCCAAAAACGATGGTTTGAGGGGGATCCTGAAGGACCGCCGCCGGACCGGCATCGGCCGAAGCTCCGGCGTCTTGGGCCGGGATGGAAGCGTCTTGTTGAGGAAGACCGGCATCAGCCGGAGCAGACGTGCGGGGGGTAACTGGGGTCATAGCCAAACTCCTTCGGCTGTGCCCCCGCAGAGATTAGATTAAAAATCGGAACAAATTTTTGTACTTCTTTTTAGCTTCCTGGATCCCCAGGAATTGCCCTATTTATCGAGGCCCAGGTCCATAGGTTGCGACAAAAAAACTTTTATTCTTTCCAAAGCAACTAATCACCGACCCCGTCGATACACAGGA
Encoded proteins:
- the dprA gene encoding DNA-processing protein DprA produces the protein MDFFAAGDPRFPAKLNRLADPPTGLYFRGELALLQQAGPWIAVVGTRHATVEALRYCESLIIGLRPCSPVIVSGLAIGIDGMAHRSALNAGLATVAVLGSSLDQIYPPRHRPLARDILSQGLLVSELAPRTPLAPWHFPQRNRLIAALADLLVVVEAPEKSGALITADFALDLGIDIYVVPGRAASPNNRGGHRLIQQGAKLLMDPEEILVDLGLQPPPSSRKTSPAAVSKSAPSLGRLSPEEYNILKIIGFQPAHIDKIAAMSHLATAQVIGLLQGLVLEGWLEEMPGKCFGLHPAHRELLSKT
- the topA gene encoding type I DNA topoisomerase codes for the protein MAKSLVIVESPAKAKTIEKYLGKDYVVRASVGHVKDLPTSKLGVEVEKDFKPTYVVIKGKKKVLDEITKTAEKSEKVFLATDPDREGEAIAWHIADEIKGLGKKKAGGVTVHRVLFNEITKKAVQQAIQHPVELDSHLFDAQQARRILDRLVGYKISPILWEKVKRGLSAGRVQSVAVRIVCEREKEIEAFVPVEYWSLTANLEGSLPPAFLAKLAQWKGEKAELGNQGIVDDIKATVEKAPFVLKEVVRRERKRNPIAPFVTSKLQQEAARKLGFSAKKTMTLAQILYEGVELEDGDPVGLITYMRTDSTRLSEDAVGQVREYIAQKYGPAFLPASPWIYKTKKAAQDAHEAIRPTSIEFEPSRVKPFLGRDEFRLYELIWKRFVACQMSQAIYDQTTFNIEAGPALFRATGSILKFAGFTQVYMEGYDEQEKVAEEDEESAQLPDLKEGETLKLLGLDGKQHFTQPPPRFTEASLVKELEEKGIGRPSTYASILSVIQDKKYAEKIEGKFRPTQLGTIVNDLLTAHFPKILNIEFTAKMEEELDEVEEGKRSWTATLEDFYQPFSETLEKAKVDMKDLKRQEIATDLSCEKCGKPMVVKWGRHGEFLACSGYPECKNTKEVQREGGAYKAAAEKTTDEVCEKCGAPMAVKRGRFGEFLACTRYPECKSTKAIPIGVNCPDCGKPLSERKTKRGKSFFGCTGYPNCKFALWDRPLPEACPQCASPYLLQKYTKKEGNRVVCPNKECGYQKSLESAAQAAEG
- a CDS encoding OmpA family protein, with translation MTAPTKPTASASVSADANVTPPAAPAAAPEKKDAAAQADPKRFEWRFELGFGPEIQGGRNGGLFGIDNISQWGDYKHFNLGGSLMHDIVGSTVRWRAGGFLNWDSSFGNENTGGSNLHQLTIGPRTEVDWSRVYKGGLWNVVEGPGVVGLYAGLGYGWGTTNVDGGFQLHSQSGLATAVGADVNLLRFNVGNVAIDLGPRFQTTSIYGDDFNNAGWNIGGFLAVRPSTRKLVETKETCDGAKRSIDSYVTNIAELRASNTKIKADLDQLKNELGSGSDPLTTPQIRDALFYREVRLALVKGGSDEKQVREAIKKAFFAKKEGKSDADADALILATVKDLKKETLDAAKASANEKYPEGFDFWAKIPGDPVPTELPPNVKDLECHELDQWIERLRKEEIQLNRRNEALIQKFDTAVLVDALKDLLGKNVEVLEKIHGFTLDIIQPNFILAKPTDADVKRLEEYVAKNGGKTLDPKDSELMKIAKPVFALTDFELENMKDVADKMNGLKSPSATRHDKVDPNEDKSKYEWMKKVTWRIEGHTDAQGSPENNQKLSERRAKWVELLLIGFGVDKGRLKSIGYGEDRLAVPEKGSYAQIQTAQTKNRRVIIRFEGELTSAPLHSQTTTTNVNPNKEPPEGEPKEGDKKAPKAPAPKGNPTPAPAPKAPAPTPAPKAGKDKADW
- a CDS encoding OmpA family protein translates to MTPVTPRTSAPADAGLPQQDASIPAQDAGASADAGPAAVLQDPPQTIVFGRASVGAADHGGRNGAPFAYQSIGQFGDWINLEASVGLLRDLNSGPARFRLGGSLGYNRMNGGENVSGSHINTLTLNPRAELDISRLLQVGPVSFLPRLGLEVGLGYGFGSSTVDGGFQIHDQSGFAVIPRIDLGVLDVRLGNLAVGLGAYVSSPAVFGNEHNSAFLSVGGQMTFYTPFETRTVVEEACSADRRGDLVRRIHLLQSESAQLREENTTTASFLEGIHSQLLQQGVSDDDLRSNIRSGLVAHIENLQSGENPLPRADIIAQLRRLYGNYLRNRSENPVTDPAERQRLAREQFPDDFDPSTAENRTAAAQAIFPDDFDPYAFRTVEEVSVPEPLPQDCDGLEDLRTRLEDERADLREQRGLLEGLTRMGLTRLGVPTSSAPNLIRAITRLSEIHFITARPQGAPDRVSVSASDIAPLNAAADAWGRDHRGEVRPQTEIDAAFRAIFPRTRRAPTDTTPNRAEEYSPALEVIRQISETLRSPEMRGAHFYVVGHTDSRGDDAMNQRLSLRRAQAIRDALIFYGVDPEMITPLGRGESQLVYYYDQPAGGRGDVHRVQQAEVRMLNTDGVRGTALQDEIRGRQAVNRRIEMFICMPNTRDETCTQLDAEIRASSSPRTEGSAETRSAGGVVTSVVIPEETSRRRSGSTRRERPAERPATERPDAGGTDAGRPDMDFTGGAEHQ